TGATATGGTTACCTCATGCAAAAAAAGCTTTTTTAGATGCAAGGATAAAAAGTTCTATTACAACATCTTATTTAGCAGAAAATATAAATGGAGTTAGAACTGTACAGTCATTTAATCGTCAAGATTTCAATGCTAAAATCTTTGAATCTAAAGCAGATGATTTACTAAAATCACAACTTAAAGCAGCTAAATTATCTAGCATTATGTTACCTACTGTAGAGGGTCTAACTGGAATTGCTTTTGCAATAATTATTATTGTTGGAGCAAGTCTACTCATAAATGATCATATAACTACAGGAGTGATGGTTGCTTACATGCTTCTTGTCCAAAGATTCTTTGAACCAATTAGAACTATATCAATGCAGTATAATGTGATGCAAAGAGCCATGGCTTCAGGATATAGAATTTTTGAAATACTGGATATTCCCGTTACAATTAAGGATCCTTCGAAACCTCTTGATTGTCCTTTAGATGGAACTATCAAGTTTGATAAAGTATCTTTTGCTTATGTTGATAATAATTTTATTCTTACTGATTTTGATCTTGAAATAAAAAATGGAGAAAGAATTGGAATAGTTGGACCAACAGGAGCAGGTAAATCAACTATCTCAAATCTTATTCATAGATTTTATGATGCAAATAAAGGTAAAGTTATACTTGGAGGAGTTGAGATAAGAAAATTAACTCAAGAATATATTGGCAAAAAAGTTGGAATGGTTTTACAAGATCCATTTCTTTTTTCAGGCTCTATTCTAGATAATGTGAAATATGGAAATCCCAATATAACTATTTATGAAATAGAAGAAGCTATTAAGCTTCTCGGAATAGAAGAATTTGTTGAAACATTACCAAAAGGATTAGATACTGTGATAGGTCAAAGAGGAGCAGATTTATCAATGGGTCAAAGACAACTTCTAAGTATCCTCAGAGCGTTGCTAGCAGATACTCAATACCTAATTCTTGATGAAGCTACTTCATCAATTGATTCATATACTGAAAAGAAGATTCAGTCAGCATTAGATGTTTTATTAAGAAATAGAACATCCATCACAATTGCTCATAGACTGGCAACTGTAAGGAAATGTGACAGAATCATAGTCCTAAATTCAGGGAAAATAGAAGAGATTGGTAGTCACGAAAAACTTCTTAATAATAAGGGTTTATACAGTAAACTATATGGCTTAAATTATTCTTCTTTTGATGATTAATTACTAGACATTATGACCTGGTTCAGAATTATCATAGTCATATTCATAATTTAACTTAATAAATTCTTTTTGATCATCTGGTACATCTTCTTCGGCAAAAATAGCACTTTCAGGGCAGACTGGTTCACAAGCTGCACAATCTATACATTCTTCTGGATTTATAAATAATTGTGAATCTCCAGGGTTAGAATAAATACAATCTACTGGACAAACATCCACACATGCTCCATCCATGATGTCTACACAAGCTTTACCAATAATATATGTCATATTTCAAATCTTTCTTATTTACGTAGATAACCGTTTTTTAAAATAATATAAAAATTAATTATGAAGTTTTAGCGATTCCTGATACCAAATTTTGAAATTATTAACCTTGACAGCCGCAAGATCCGCCGCCACCGCCACATCCACCTGCCGCAGCTTCTGCTGGTTCTCTTTGGGCTTCAGCTTGACTTCCACATCCGCCGGAATTTTCTGCGCCGCCGCCGCCGCAACATCCACCACCAGCTGCTCCTCCACAACCTCCTCCGGATTGGAAGTTAGGATTAGATATGACGAATCCTGACCTTTGGAATCCTTCAACATAATCAATATTAGATCCTTCAACAAATTTTACACTTTCGGGATCAACTACAGTCTTGATGGTAGAACCTCCAACGATATCTGTTGCTTCAGGTTGGTCGACTAAACCAAAAACGTATTCAAATCCACCATTTGGTGTTTCATTGATAGACACTCTTAGGTAACTATTTTCACTACCTTGTTCTTTCATTACTTCTAGAAGCTTTTTACTTGCAGCTTCGGTAAATGTCACAAGTTGATCTTTTTTTGAATCTAACAAAATTCTCTCCAATATTAAATTATTTACAATAATCCTATTTATTATCTTACTAGATAATTTCTTACAAAATCAATGATTACATAGTAAAAAAACCAATTTTTTATCAACCTTTCATATATTTTTTGCAGTTATAATAAAATAAAAATGTTGCTCAAACAGGCTCTCTAATGGATTTAATTGATAAAAAAATAGTTTCTATGCTTGGTCAAGATGGAAGACTCTCAAATGCCCAAATGGCAAGAGAGTTAGACGTTAGCGAAGGAACTATCAGAAGAAGAGTAAAAAATTTACTAGAATCAAAAACAATTTCAATTGTTGCTGCCTCTGATCCAAAAAAGTTGGGATTTCTATCTGAAGCCTTAATCGGAGTTCAGTGTGAACCCGACAAAACTGGTGATATTTCATCTGAGCTAGCTGCTCTACCACATACTAGATGGGTAATAACAACTACTGGAAGCTATGATATATTTTGCTTAGTTGCTTTAGAAAGTGCTGAAGAATTAGGTAAGTTTATCAGAGTTGATATTGGATCTATAGAAGGGATCATAAGAACTGAAACATTCGTTAATTTATCTGTTGCGAAAAGAGAGTATGGCCATATATAAATATATATTTTTAATTTGAGGAATTATGTATAGAGATTTAATGTGCGGAGAAGTTTCTTCTTCTGTATTAGAAAAAAAAATTAAGCTTGCTGGATGGGTTTCTAAAAGAAGAGATCATGGTCAATTGATATTTATTGATCTTAGGGATA
This sequence is a window from Dehalococcoidia bacterium. Protein-coding genes within it:
- a CDS encoding ABC transporter ATP-binding protein/permease, whose protein sequence is MVSLSDDDVKSRAFDYNIIKRFLPYVLIYKKDVFLGFMFIILLTISSLLLPLVIKNIIDQSGCLIGSNCDSIEDAKSSILVGLFQYLGLSILVVISIFMSDSIIEKVGENILLDLRRKMFMHLQDVSISFMDKTDVGRLMSRLQGDVAAMQEALQMSVFAIGDIVLILGIITVLLSMNIQLGLLTIIVMPILVLIRLIWLPHAKKAFLDARIKSSITTSYLAENINGVRTVQSFNRQDFNAKIFESKADDLLKSQLKAAKLSSIMLPTVEGLTGIAFAIIIIVGASLLINDHITTGVMVAYMLLVQRFFEPIRTISMQYNVMQRAMASGYRIFEILDIPVTIKDPSKPLDCPLDGTIKFDKVSFAYVDNNFILTDFDLEIKNGERIGIVGPTGAGKSTISNLIHRFYDANKGKVILGGVEIRKLTQEYIGKKVGMVLQDPFLFSGSILDNVKYGNPNITIYEIEEAIKLLGIEEFVETLPKGLDTVIGQRGADLSMGQRQLLSILRALLADTQYLILDEATSSIDSYTEKKIQSALDVLLRNRTSITIAHRLATVRKCDRIIVLNSGKIEEIGSHEKLLNNKGLYSKLYGLNYSSFDD
- a CDS encoding ferredoxin family protein, with the protein product MTYIIGKACVDIMDGACVDVCPVDCIYSNPGDSQLFINPEECIDCAACEPVCPESAIFAEEDVPDDQKEFIKLNYEYDYDNSEPGHNV
- a CDS encoding iron-sulfur cluster assembly accessory protein; this encodes MLDSKKDQLVTFTEAASKKLLEVMKEQGSENSYLRVSINETPNGGFEYVFGLVDQPEATDIVGGSTIKTVVDPESVKFVEGSNIDYVEGFQRSGFVISNPNFQSGGGCGGAAGGGCCGGGGAENSGGCGSQAEAQREPAEAAAGGCGGGGGSCGCQG
- a CDS encoding Lrp/AsnC family transcriptional regulator — translated: MDLIDKKIVSMLGQDGRLSNAQMARELDVSEGTIRRRVKNLLESKTISIVAASDPKKLGFLSEALIGVQCEPDKTGDISSELAALPHTRWVITTTGSYDIFCLVALESAEELGKFIRVDIGSIEGIIRTETFVNLSVAKREYGHI